In Pleurocapsa sp. PCC 7319, the following are encoded in one genomic region:
- a CDS encoding alanine--glyoxylate aminotransferase family protein — protein MEDKHILMIPGPTPVPEKVLSALGKHPIGHRSGDFSKIISEINQNLQWLHQTKNEVLSLNVSGTGAMEAGMINFLSPGDRVLVGVNGKFGDRWAQICEVFGMQTERITAEWGIPLDTEEFRTKLEADTNKEIKAVVITHSETSAGVLNDLETINKYVKAHGKALIIVDAVTSLGAYNLPIDEWDLDVVASGSQKGYMIPPGLGFISVNDKAWQAYETSKFPRFYMDLGKYKKANAKNSTPFTPPINLMFGLQTALQIMQREGLENIFARHLRLTNATRAAAKALGLDLLAPDDAASTAVTAIATDRAEDIRSIMRQKYDIALAGGQDHLKGKIFRIGHLGFISDRDVMMTISCLEATLLELGHDFDAKAGVKAAAAALV, from the coding sequence ATGGAAGATAAGCACATATTAATGATTCCTGGGCCTACCCCAGTTCCAGAAAAAGTATTAAGCGCATTAGGCAAACATCCTATCGGACACCGTAGCGGTGATTTTAGTAAGATCATCTCTGAGATCAATCAAAATTTGCAATGGCTACATCAAACTAAGAACGAAGTCCTATCCCTCAACGTATCAGGTACGGGGGCAATGGAAGCAGGGATGATCAACTTTCTCAGTCCAGGCGATCGCGTTTTAGTTGGCGTAAATGGTAAATTTGGCGATCGCTGGGCACAAATTTGCGAGGTTTTTGGGATGCAAACTGAGCGAATTACTGCTGAATGGGGAATACCTCTCGACACAGAAGAATTTCGCACCAAGTTAGAAGCGGATACCAACAAGGAAATAAAAGCGGTTGTCATTACTCACTCGGAAACTTCAGCGGGAGTACTTAACGACTTAGAAACCATTAACAAATACGTCAAAGCTCATGGTAAAGCTCTAATCATTGTCGATGCAGTAACTAGTCTGGGTGCATACAATCTACCCATTGATGAGTGGGATTTAGATGTGGTCGCATCTGGCTCACAAAAGGGTTATATGATTCCCCCTGGATTAGGTTTCATCTCCGTGAACGATAAGGCGTGGCAGGCTTATGAAACTAGTAAGTTTCCTCGTTTTTATATGGATTTGGGTAAATACAAAAAAGCCAACGCTAAAAATAGTACTCCTTTCACGCCGCCAATCAATTTAATGTTTGGCTTACAAACTGCCCTTCAGATAATGCAGAGAGAAGGATTAGAGAATATCTTTGCTCGTCATCTACGCTTAACTAATGCCACTCGTGCTGCTGCCAAGGCATTGGGATTAGACCTTCTCGCTCCCGATGATGCAGCTAGTACTGCGGTTACGGCGATCGCCACCGATCGTGCTGAAGATATTAGATCTATAATGCGACAAAAATATGATATCGCTCTGGCAGGTGGTCAAGACCACCTCAAGGGTAAAATATTCCGCATTGGTCACTTAGGCTTTATTAGCGATCGCGACGTGATGATGACGATCTCTTGTTTAGAAGCGACTCTATTAGAGCTGGGTCATGATTTTGATGCTAAGGCGGGTGTTAAAGCGGCAGCGGCGGCTTTAGTTTAA
- the psb28 gene encoding photosystem II reaction center protein Psb28 codes for MAEIQFSRGIKEEIVPDIKVTRSKTGNTGTATFYFEDPKILSKDSTDEITGMYLVDDEGEIVSREVKGKFVNGEARAIEAVLIMKSTDEWERFIRFMNQYAEENGLGLDKS; via the coding sequence GTGGCAGAAATTCAATTTTCTAGAGGTATAAAAGAAGAGATAGTCCCTGATATAAAAGTTACTCGTTCTAAAACTGGAAACACTGGTACAGCTACTTTTTATTTTGAAGATCCCAAAATTTTGAGTAAAGATAGTACTGACGAGATTACAGGAATGTATCTGGTCGACGACGAAGGAGAAATCGTTAGTCGAGAAGTAAAAGGGAAATTTGTTAATGGTGAAGCTAGAGCAATTGAAGCTGTACTGATTATGAAATCAACAGATGAGTGGGAACGTTTTATTCGGTTTATGAATCAATATGCTGAAGAAAACGGTTTAGGATTAGATAAATCTTAA
- a CDS encoding peroxiredoxin, with amino-acid sequence MAHLRLGDTVPDFTQASNMGDISFYEWAGDSWVVLFSHPADYTPVCTTELGEVAKLRAEFDKRNVKTIALSVDDVESHKGWIGDIDETQSTKVDYPILADADKKVSDLYDMIHPNANAKVTVRSVFIIDPNKKLRLTLTYPPSTGRNFPEILRVIDSLQLTDNYQVATPVNWKDGEDVVVSPAIPTDEAKQKFPKGVEEIKPYLRMTPQPNK; translated from the coding sequence ATGGCTCATCTTAGATTAGGCGATACTGTCCCTGATTTTACTCAAGCTTCCAATATGGGGGATATTTCCTTCTATGAGTGGGCTGGAGACAGTTGGGTAGTTCTTTTCTCTCATCCTGCTGATTACACTCCTGTCTGCACTACAGAGTTAGGCGAAGTTGCCAAACTCAGAGCAGAATTTGACAAGCGTAACGTTAAAACGATTGCCTTAAGTGTTGATGATGTAGAGTCTCACAAAGGTTGGATTGGCGATATTGACGAAACACAAAGTACAAAAGTTGACTATCCTATTTTGGCGGATGCAGATAAAAAGGTTTCTGACCTCTATGACATGATTCATCCCAATGCCAATGCCAAAGTCACTGTGCGTTCAGTATTCATTATTGATCCTAACAAAAAATTACGTCTAACTCTAACTTATCCTCCTAGTACAGGTCGTAATTTCCCCGAAATTCTTAGAGTAATTGATTCTTTACAATTAACAGACAACTATCAAGTTGCCACTCCTGTTAATTGGAAAGATGGTGAAGATGTTGTGGTTTCTCCAGCAATTCCCACTGATGAAGCTAAACAAAAATTCCCCAAAGGAGTCGAAGAAATCAAACCTTACTTGCGGATGACTCCTCAGCCTAACAAGTAA
- a CDS encoding zinc ribbon domain-containing protein has product MPVVQGNNKVRITALLLGNGLNHRSYLALTKVFCSQCGAEAKPGDRFCRSCGQDLSQ; this is encoded by the coding sequence TTGCCAGTAGTCCAGGGCAACAACAAAGTTAGAATAACAGCTTTACTACTGGGAAATGGGTTAAACCACCGCAGCTATTTAGCACTAACCAAGGTTTTTTGCTCTCAGTGTGGGGCAGAAGCAAAGCCAGGCGATCGCTTTTGTCGCAGTTGTGGTCAAGATTTAAGTCAGTAA